The following coding sequences lie in one Vanacampus margaritifer isolate UIUO_Vmar chromosome 16, RoL_Vmar_1.0, whole genome shotgun sequence genomic window:
- the LOC144036269 gene encoding platelet-derived growth factor receptor beta-like isoform X4 has product MHTESGVMLRSIRGQIGSLKLLHFLLGVLLVLPEGGVCLELIPLASQVLLQSHSNFTVVCSGWNEVSWRLPWQESQEGNVVVEQQGSRSVLQLFNITWRNSGRYACEESSSDQIREMDIFVPGQGPDEWFAPVGPGVVMKDKEEDTIPCVVSNPLLNVSLYERGDKTPTSGLKYEPGRGFTGRLNDSSYVCVASNGSEEARSQAYYVFSVVVAKEMEVDLTASSSVLKRGEQLVVNCTVQDIDMVFFSWNFPRRDVLQEIEPLTEFLPNQIRSFVNIPSVTLADSGVYVCAVQETVQGKRVEKNITVKILDRGYVSARATRDTNVSSLVGHTVALRVAVDAHPPPTVVWHKDNRSVVATTGTTVVSSTRVTDGSYVSTLTLARVRLEQTGSYTARIYNEDDQEDVFFYLQVKAPPRITSLTETSTQAMLCVSEGAPPPSVTWFTCHSAHGCANGTGSWMSQSGASEGVTLQENITVLPDRGLTQVRSVLSLKTTTTLTAVRCEASNSAGRRARDLRLTSTSLLSQVAMLALVLVLVVIAIIFLVILIILWRKKPRYEVRWKLIGSVSPDGLEYTYLDPAQLPYSASWEIPRKNIELGEVLGSGAFGRVVEAEVSGLLQDQKTTRVAVKMVKSNSAACRSLLSELKVLCHLGPHVNIVNLLGACTSGGPVYVITEFCCHGDLANYLRRHKHTFVHGNAHAKREADGYMDMSKQEGGAIVSDNENAASGETDQLEALSPLLSDSTVLSVSDLHSFSFQVASAMNFLSSRNCVHRDLAARNVLVCEERLVKVGDFGLARDLLKDQDYVARGHALLPLKWMSPESIFQSVYSSQSDVWSYGVLLWEIFSLGESPYSDLPMTHQFYAALKRGHRLPQPQHANSDICNLMQACWSEHPTSRPLFSSLVASLDAMLTEDWRKTYARLTNNFSTGDHSAVVRSRLTSATVNMPSDSKGSNVPEARVHLLEAGPEEAGPEETGPSHGEYILPVKVEARHGGGEGGTALDADRTEDSPAALEVTSSREEESCV; this is encoded by the exons ATGCACACTG AATCAGGAGTCATGCTGAGGTCCATCAGAGGACAAATAGGAAGTCTGAAACTGCTGCACTTCCTGTTGG gtgtgctCCTGGTTCTTCCAGAAGGGGGTGTTTGTCTGGAGCTCATTCCACTGGCCTCCCAGGTTCTACTCCAGTCTCACTCAAACTTTACTGTG GTGTGTTCTGGGTGGAACGAGGTGTCATGGCGCTTGCCATGGCAGGAATCTCAAGAAGGCAATGTTGTGGTGGAACAGCAGGGATCCCGCAGCGTCCTCCAGCTCTTCAACATCACCTGGAGGAATTCCGGGAGATACGCGTGTGAGGAGTCGTCATCTGATCAGATCAGAGAGATGGACATCTTCGTACCTGGACAAG GTCCGGATGAGTGGTTTGCTCCAGTGGGTCCAGGCGTGGTGATGAAGGACAAGGAGGAGGACACCATCCCTTGTGTGGTGTCCAACCCTCTTCTGAACGTCAGCCTGTACGAACGCGGGGACAAGACGCCAACGTCTGGACTGAAGTACGAGCCAGGCCGCGGCTTCACGGGACGCCTGAACGACTCCTCTTACGTGTGCGTGGCCTCGAATGGTTCTGAGGAAGCGCGGTCGCAAGCCTATTACGTCTTCAGCGTTGTGG TTGCCAAGGAGATGGAGGTGGACTTGACGGCGTCCAGCAGCGTGCTGAAACGTGGAGAGCAGCTCGTTGTCAACTGCACCGTCCAAGACATTGACATGGTCTTCTTCTCTTGGAACTTCCCCCGCAGAGATGTACTGCAA GAAATTGAGCCGCTCACAGAATTTCTGCCCAATCAAATCCGCTCATTTGTGAACATCCCCTCGGTGACGCTGGCAGACTCTG gtgtgtatgtgtgtgcggtCCAGGAAACCGTACAGGGAAAACGTGTGGAAAAGAACATCACAGTGAAGATACTTG ATCGTGGTTACGTTTCTGCGCGTGCGACGCGTGACACCAACGTGTCTTCACTAGTTGGCCACACGGTGGCGCTGCGCGTGGCAGTGGACGCCCACCCTCCGCCCACGGTGGTGTGGCACAAAGACAACCGCAGCGTTGTCGCCACCACGGGAACAACCGTTGTGTCCAGCACACGTGTGACGGACGGCAG CTATGTGAGCACGTTGACTTTGGCGAGGGTCCGCTTGGAGCAAACAGGAAGTTACACAGCCAGGATCTACAATGAAGATGACCAAGAGGATGTGTTCTTCTACCTGCAAGTTAAAG CACCCCCGAGGATCACGTCACTGACGGAAACGAGCACCCAGGCCATGTTGTGCGTCAGCGAAGGAGCCCCGCCCCCTTCTGTCACCTGGTTCACATGTCACAGTGCACACGG GTGCGCTAACGGGACAGGCAGCTGGATGAGCCAATCAGGCGCATCAGAGGGCGTGACTCTGCAGGAAAACATCACTGTCTTGCCGGATAGAGGCCTAACCCAG GTGCGAAGCGTGCTGAGCCTGAAGACCACAACGACCTTGACCGCCGTCCGATGTGAGGCCTCAAACTCTGCAGGACGGCGAGCCAGAGACCTCAGACTGACGTCCACTT CTCTCTTGTCTCAGGTGGCCATGTTGGCACTAGTTCTGGTTCTGGTGGTCATCGCCATCATCTTCCTGGTCATACTCATCATCCTGTGGAGAAAG AAACCTCGCTATGAAGTTCGCTGGAAGCTAATTGGTTCCGTGAGTCCTGATGGACTTGAGTACACCTACCTGGACCCCGCCCAGTTGCCCTACAGTGCCTCCTGGGAAATACCCAGAAAAAACATAGAACTAG GTGAGGTGTTGGGTTCAGGAGCTTTCGGCCGAGTGGTGGAAGCCGAAGTTTCGGGTCTGCTCCAGGACCAAAAGACCACCAGAGTGGCCGTCAAAATGGTTAAAT cCAACAGTGCCGCGTGTCGGTCGTTGTTGTCCGAGCTGAAGGTTTTGTGTCATCTGGGCCCTCACGTGAACATCGTCAACCTGCTGGGAGCGTGCACGTCAGGAG GTCCCGTCTATGTCATCACGGAGTTCTGTTGCCACGGAGACCTGGCCAACTACCTGCGCCGCCACAAACACACGTTTGTACATGGCAACGCACACGCTAAGAG AGAGGCAGACGGTTACATGGATATGAGCAAGCAGGAGGGCGGAGCCATCGTCAGTGACAACGAGAATGCTGCGTCAGGTGAGACAG ACCAGCTGGAGGCATTGTCGCCACTTCTCAGCGACTCTACCGTCCTGAGCGTGAGTGACCTTCACAGCTTCTCCTTCCAGGTCGCCAGCGCCATGAACTTCCTGTCCTCGCGCAAC TGCGTCCACAGAGACCTGGCAGCCCGGAACGTCCTGGTGTGCGAGGAGCGGCTGGTGAAGGTGGGCGACTTTGGCCTGGCCCGAGATCTGCTCAAGGATCAGGACTACGTGGCCCGGGGACAC GCCTTGCTGCCCCTCAAGTGGATGTCCCCAGAGAGTATTTTCCAAAGTGTTTACTCCTCCCAGAGCGACGTGTGGTCCTACGGGGTTCTGCTGTGGGAGATCTTCTCTCTGG GTGAAAGTCCGTACTCGGACCTTCCCATGACACACCAATTCTACGCTGCTCTAAAGAGAGGCCACCGCTTGCCACAGCCACAACATGCCAACTCCGACAT TTGCAACCTGATGCAGGCGTGCTGGAGCGAGCATCCGACTTCCAGGCCGTTGTTCTCGTCGTTGGTTGCGTCTCTGGACGCCATGTTGACGGAGGACTGGAGAAAG ACGTATGCCAGGTTGACGAACAACTTCTCGACAGGCGACCATTCGGCCGTCGTTCGATCCCGACTGACATCCGCAACCGTCAACATGCCAAGCGACAGCAAAG GAAGTAACGTTCCCGAGGCGAGGGTTCACCTATTGGAGGCGGGGCCGGAGGAGGCGGGGCCGGAGGAGACGGGACCTTCCCATGGTGAATACATCCTTCCTGTCAAGGTGGAGGCACGCCACGGCGGCGGCGAGGGCGGCACTGCGCTGGACGCAGACAG AACTGAGGATTCGCCGGCTGCActggaagtgacatcatcaagaGAGGAGGAAAGCTGCGTTTAA
- the LOC144036269 gene encoding platelet-derived growth factor receptor beta-like isoform X1 has product MHTESGVMLRSIRGQIGSLKLLHFLLGVLLVLPEGGVCLELIPLASQVLLQSHSNFTVVCSGWNEVSWRLPWQESQEGNVVVEQQGSRSVLQLFNITWRNSGRYACEESSSDQIREMDIFVPGQGPDEWFAPVGPGVVMKDKEEDTIPCVVSNPLLNVSLYERGDKTPTSGLKYEPGRGFTGRLNDSSYVCVASNGSEEARSQAYYVFSVVVAKEMEVDLTASSSVLKRGEQLVVNCTVQDIDMVFFSWNFPRRDVLQEIEPLTEFLPNQIRSFVNIPSVTLADSGVYVCAVQETVQGKRVEKNITVKILDRGYVSARATRDTNVSSLVGHTVALRVAVDAHPPPTVVWHKDNRSVVATTGTTVVSSTRVTDGSYVSTLTLARVRLEQTGSYTARIYNEDDQEDVFFYLQVKAPPRITSLTETSTQAMLCVSEGAPPPSVTWFTCHSAHGCANGTGSWMSQSGASEGVTLQENITVLPDRGLTQVRSVLSLKTTTTLTAVRCEASNSAGRRARDLRLTSTSLLSQVAMLALVLVLVVIAIIFLVILIILWRKKPRYEVRWKLIGSVSPDGLEYTYLDPAQLPYSASWEIPRKNIELGEVLGSGAFGRVVEAEVSGLLQDQKTTRVAVKMVKSNSAACRSLLSELKVLCHLGPHVNIVNLLGACTSGGPVYVITEFCCHGDLANYLRRHKHTFVHGNAHAKRDTLTNCMRACAREADGYMDMSKQEGGAIVSDNENAASGETDQLEALSPLLSDSTVLSVSDLHSFSFQVASAMNFLSSRNCVHRDLAARNVLVCEERLVKVGDFGLARDLLKDQDYVARGHALLPLKWMSPESIFQSVYSSQSDVWSYGVLLWEIFSLGESPYSDLPMTHQFYAALKRGHRLPQPQHANSDICNLMQACWSEHPTSRPLFSSLVASLDAMLTEDWRKTYARLTNNFSTGDHSAVVRSRLTSATVNMPSDSKGSNVPEARVHLLEAGPEEAGPEETGPSHGEYILPVKVEARHGGGEGGTALDADRTEDSPAALEVTSSREEESCV; this is encoded by the exons ATGCACACTG AATCAGGAGTCATGCTGAGGTCCATCAGAGGACAAATAGGAAGTCTGAAACTGCTGCACTTCCTGTTGG gtgtgctCCTGGTTCTTCCAGAAGGGGGTGTTTGTCTGGAGCTCATTCCACTGGCCTCCCAGGTTCTACTCCAGTCTCACTCAAACTTTACTGTG GTGTGTTCTGGGTGGAACGAGGTGTCATGGCGCTTGCCATGGCAGGAATCTCAAGAAGGCAATGTTGTGGTGGAACAGCAGGGATCCCGCAGCGTCCTCCAGCTCTTCAACATCACCTGGAGGAATTCCGGGAGATACGCGTGTGAGGAGTCGTCATCTGATCAGATCAGAGAGATGGACATCTTCGTACCTGGACAAG GTCCGGATGAGTGGTTTGCTCCAGTGGGTCCAGGCGTGGTGATGAAGGACAAGGAGGAGGACACCATCCCTTGTGTGGTGTCCAACCCTCTTCTGAACGTCAGCCTGTACGAACGCGGGGACAAGACGCCAACGTCTGGACTGAAGTACGAGCCAGGCCGCGGCTTCACGGGACGCCTGAACGACTCCTCTTACGTGTGCGTGGCCTCGAATGGTTCTGAGGAAGCGCGGTCGCAAGCCTATTACGTCTTCAGCGTTGTGG TTGCCAAGGAGATGGAGGTGGACTTGACGGCGTCCAGCAGCGTGCTGAAACGTGGAGAGCAGCTCGTTGTCAACTGCACCGTCCAAGACATTGACATGGTCTTCTTCTCTTGGAACTTCCCCCGCAGAGATGTACTGCAA GAAATTGAGCCGCTCACAGAATTTCTGCCCAATCAAATCCGCTCATTTGTGAACATCCCCTCGGTGACGCTGGCAGACTCTG gtgtgtatgtgtgtgcggtCCAGGAAACCGTACAGGGAAAACGTGTGGAAAAGAACATCACAGTGAAGATACTTG ATCGTGGTTACGTTTCTGCGCGTGCGACGCGTGACACCAACGTGTCTTCACTAGTTGGCCACACGGTGGCGCTGCGCGTGGCAGTGGACGCCCACCCTCCGCCCACGGTGGTGTGGCACAAAGACAACCGCAGCGTTGTCGCCACCACGGGAACAACCGTTGTGTCCAGCACACGTGTGACGGACGGCAG CTATGTGAGCACGTTGACTTTGGCGAGGGTCCGCTTGGAGCAAACAGGAAGTTACACAGCCAGGATCTACAATGAAGATGACCAAGAGGATGTGTTCTTCTACCTGCAAGTTAAAG CACCCCCGAGGATCACGTCACTGACGGAAACGAGCACCCAGGCCATGTTGTGCGTCAGCGAAGGAGCCCCGCCCCCTTCTGTCACCTGGTTCACATGTCACAGTGCACACGG GTGCGCTAACGGGACAGGCAGCTGGATGAGCCAATCAGGCGCATCAGAGGGCGTGACTCTGCAGGAAAACATCACTGTCTTGCCGGATAGAGGCCTAACCCAG GTGCGAAGCGTGCTGAGCCTGAAGACCACAACGACCTTGACCGCCGTCCGATGTGAGGCCTCAAACTCTGCAGGACGGCGAGCCAGAGACCTCAGACTGACGTCCACTT CTCTCTTGTCTCAGGTGGCCATGTTGGCACTAGTTCTGGTTCTGGTGGTCATCGCCATCATCTTCCTGGTCATACTCATCATCCTGTGGAGAAAG AAACCTCGCTATGAAGTTCGCTGGAAGCTAATTGGTTCCGTGAGTCCTGATGGACTTGAGTACACCTACCTGGACCCCGCCCAGTTGCCCTACAGTGCCTCCTGGGAAATACCCAGAAAAAACATAGAACTAG GTGAGGTGTTGGGTTCAGGAGCTTTCGGCCGAGTGGTGGAAGCCGAAGTTTCGGGTCTGCTCCAGGACCAAAAGACCACCAGAGTGGCCGTCAAAATGGTTAAAT cCAACAGTGCCGCGTGTCGGTCGTTGTTGTCCGAGCTGAAGGTTTTGTGTCATCTGGGCCCTCACGTGAACATCGTCAACCTGCTGGGAGCGTGCACGTCAGGAG GTCCCGTCTATGTCATCACGGAGTTCTGTTGCCACGGAGACCTGGCCAACTACCTGCGCCGCCACAAACACACGTTTGTACATGGCAACGCACACGCTAAGAG AGACACCTTAACAAactgcatgcgtgcgtgtgccaGAGAGGCAGACGGTTACATGGATATGAGCAAGCAGGAGGGCGGAGCCATCGTCAGTGACAACGAGAATGCTGCGTCAGGTGAGACAG ACCAGCTGGAGGCATTGTCGCCACTTCTCAGCGACTCTACCGTCCTGAGCGTGAGTGACCTTCACAGCTTCTCCTTCCAGGTCGCCAGCGCCATGAACTTCCTGTCCTCGCGCAAC TGCGTCCACAGAGACCTGGCAGCCCGGAACGTCCTGGTGTGCGAGGAGCGGCTGGTGAAGGTGGGCGACTTTGGCCTGGCCCGAGATCTGCTCAAGGATCAGGACTACGTGGCCCGGGGACAC GCCTTGCTGCCCCTCAAGTGGATGTCCCCAGAGAGTATTTTCCAAAGTGTTTACTCCTCCCAGAGCGACGTGTGGTCCTACGGGGTTCTGCTGTGGGAGATCTTCTCTCTGG GTGAAAGTCCGTACTCGGACCTTCCCATGACACACCAATTCTACGCTGCTCTAAAGAGAGGCCACCGCTTGCCACAGCCACAACATGCCAACTCCGACAT TTGCAACCTGATGCAGGCGTGCTGGAGCGAGCATCCGACTTCCAGGCCGTTGTTCTCGTCGTTGGTTGCGTCTCTGGACGCCATGTTGACGGAGGACTGGAGAAAG ACGTATGCCAGGTTGACGAACAACTTCTCGACAGGCGACCATTCGGCCGTCGTTCGATCCCGACTGACATCCGCAACCGTCAACATGCCAAGCGACAGCAAAG GAAGTAACGTTCCCGAGGCGAGGGTTCACCTATTGGAGGCGGGGCCGGAGGAGGCGGGGCCGGAGGAGACGGGACCTTCCCATGGTGAATACATCCTTCCTGTCAAGGTGGAGGCACGCCACGGCGGCGGCGAGGGCGGCACTGCGCTGGACGCAGACAG AACTGAGGATTCGCCGGCTGCActggaagtgacatcatcaagaGAGGAGGAAAGCTGCGTTTAA
- the LOC144036269 gene encoding platelet-derived growth factor receptor beta-like isoform X8, with protein sequence MHTESGVMLRSIRGQIGSLKLLHFLLGVLLVLPEGGVCLELIPLASQVLLQSHSNFTVVCSGWNEVSWRLPWQESQEGNVVVEQQGSRSVLQLFNITWRNSGRYACEESSSDQIREMDIFVPGQGPDEWFAPVGPGVVMKDKEEDTIPCVVSNPLLNVSLYERGDKTPTSGLKYEPGRGFTGRLNDSSYVCVASNGSEEARSQAYYVFSVVVAKEMEVDLTASSSVLKRGEQLVVNCTVQDIDMVFFSWNFPRRDVLQEIEPLTEFLPNQIRSFVNIPSVTLADSGVYVCAVQETVQGKRVEKNITVKILDRGYVSARATRDTNVSSLVGHTVALRVAVDAHPPPTVVWHKDNRSVVATTGTTVVSSTRVTDGSYVSTLTLARVRLEQTGSYTARIYNEDDQEDVFFYLQVKAPPRITSLTETSTQAMLCVSEGAPPPSVTWFTCHSAHGCANGTGSWMSQSGASEGVTLQENITVLPDRGLTQVRSVLSLKTTTTLTAVRCEASNSAGRRARDLRLTSTSLLSQVAMLALVLVLVVIAIIFLVILIILWRKKPRYEVRWKLIGSVSPDGLEYTYLDPAQLPYSASWEIPRKNIELGEVLGSGAFGRVVEAEVSGLLQDQKTTRVAVKMVKSNSAACRSLLSELKVLCHLGPHVNIVNLLGACTSGGPVYVITEFCCHGDLANYLRRHKHTFVHGNAHAKRDTLTNCMRACAREADGYMDMSKQEGGAIVSDNENAASGETGRQRHELPVLAQLRPQRPGSPERPGVRGAAGEGGRLWPGPRSAQGSGLRGPGTRLAAPQVDVPREYFPKCLLLPERRVVLRGSAVGDLLSG encoded by the exons ATGCACACTG AATCAGGAGTCATGCTGAGGTCCATCAGAGGACAAATAGGAAGTCTGAAACTGCTGCACTTCCTGTTGG gtgtgctCCTGGTTCTTCCAGAAGGGGGTGTTTGTCTGGAGCTCATTCCACTGGCCTCCCAGGTTCTACTCCAGTCTCACTCAAACTTTACTGTG GTGTGTTCTGGGTGGAACGAGGTGTCATGGCGCTTGCCATGGCAGGAATCTCAAGAAGGCAATGTTGTGGTGGAACAGCAGGGATCCCGCAGCGTCCTCCAGCTCTTCAACATCACCTGGAGGAATTCCGGGAGATACGCGTGTGAGGAGTCGTCATCTGATCAGATCAGAGAGATGGACATCTTCGTACCTGGACAAG GTCCGGATGAGTGGTTTGCTCCAGTGGGTCCAGGCGTGGTGATGAAGGACAAGGAGGAGGACACCATCCCTTGTGTGGTGTCCAACCCTCTTCTGAACGTCAGCCTGTACGAACGCGGGGACAAGACGCCAACGTCTGGACTGAAGTACGAGCCAGGCCGCGGCTTCACGGGACGCCTGAACGACTCCTCTTACGTGTGCGTGGCCTCGAATGGTTCTGAGGAAGCGCGGTCGCAAGCCTATTACGTCTTCAGCGTTGTGG TTGCCAAGGAGATGGAGGTGGACTTGACGGCGTCCAGCAGCGTGCTGAAACGTGGAGAGCAGCTCGTTGTCAACTGCACCGTCCAAGACATTGACATGGTCTTCTTCTCTTGGAACTTCCCCCGCAGAGATGTACTGCAA GAAATTGAGCCGCTCACAGAATTTCTGCCCAATCAAATCCGCTCATTTGTGAACATCCCCTCGGTGACGCTGGCAGACTCTG gtgtgtatgtgtgtgcggtCCAGGAAACCGTACAGGGAAAACGTGTGGAAAAGAACATCACAGTGAAGATACTTG ATCGTGGTTACGTTTCTGCGCGTGCGACGCGTGACACCAACGTGTCTTCACTAGTTGGCCACACGGTGGCGCTGCGCGTGGCAGTGGACGCCCACCCTCCGCCCACGGTGGTGTGGCACAAAGACAACCGCAGCGTTGTCGCCACCACGGGAACAACCGTTGTGTCCAGCACACGTGTGACGGACGGCAG CTATGTGAGCACGTTGACTTTGGCGAGGGTCCGCTTGGAGCAAACAGGAAGTTACACAGCCAGGATCTACAATGAAGATGACCAAGAGGATGTGTTCTTCTACCTGCAAGTTAAAG CACCCCCGAGGATCACGTCACTGACGGAAACGAGCACCCAGGCCATGTTGTGCGTCAGCGAAGGAGCCCCGCCCCCTTCTGTCACCTGGTTCACATGTCACAGTGCACACGG GTGCGCTAACGGGACAGGCAGCTGGATGAGCCAATCAGGCGCATCAGAGGGCGTGACTCTGCAGGAAAACATCACTGTCTTGCCGGATAGAGGCCTAACCCAG GTGCGAAGCGTGCTGAGCCTGAAGACCACAACGACCTTGACCGCCGTCCGATGTGAGGCCTCAAACTCTGCAGGACGGCGAGCCAGAGACCTCAGACTGACGTCCACTT CTCTCTTGTCTCAGGTGGCCATGTTGGCACTAGTTCTGGTTCTGGTGGTCATCGCCATCATCTTCCTGGTCATACTCATCATCCTGTGGAGAAAG AAACCTCGCTATGAAGTTCGCTGGAAGCTAATTGGTTCCGTGAGTCCTGATGGACTTGAGTACACCTACCTGGACCCCGCCCAGTTGCCCTACAGTGCCTCCTGGGAAATACCCAGAAAAAACATAGAACTAG GTGAGGTGTTGGGTTCAGGAGCTTTCGGCCGAGTGGTGGAAGCCGAAGTTTCGGGTCTGCTCCAGGACCAAAAGACCACCAGAGTGGCCGTCAAAATGGTTAAAT cCAACAGTGCCGCGTGTCGGTCGTTGTTGTCCGAGCTGAAGGTTTTGTGTCATCTGGGCCCTCACGTGAACATCGTCAACCTGCTGGGAGCGTGCACGTCAGGAG GTCCCGTCTATGTCATCACGGAGTTCTGTTGCCACGGAGACCTGGCCAACTACCTGCGCCGCCACAAACACACGTTTGTACATGGCAACGCACACGCTAAGAG AGACACCTTAACAAactgcatgcgtgcgtgtgccaGAGAGGCAGACGGTTACATGGATATGAGCAAGCAGGAGGGCGGAGCCATCGTCAGTGACAACGAGAATGCTGCGTCAGGTGAGACAG GTCGCCAGCGCCATGAACTTCCTGTCCTCGCGCAAC TGCGTCCACAGAGACCTGGCAGCCCGGAACGTCCTGGTGTGCGAGGAGCGGCTGGTGAAGGTGGGCGACTTTGGCCTGGCCCGAGATCTGCTCAAGGATCAGGACTACGTGGCCCGGGGACAC GCCTTGCTGCCCCTCAAGTGGATGTCCCCAGAGAGTATTTTCCAAAGTGTTTACTCCTCCCAGAGCGACGTGTGGTCCTACGGGGTTCTGCTGTGGGAGATCTTCTCTCTGG GTGA